A genomic segment from Deinococcus detaillensis encodes:
- a CDS encoding PKD domain-containing protein, which translates to MKFIFRLLALLAALLCLTGLGSPASAQSPFGNPTLSVSPTAALVGEKITATLTGTYVPPNVDGPFYFLDWGDGTVVGAAASLTHVYSRAGTFTVRLLRNGNPVTSVAPIPVVISLPAPTLAVSPSAVQVGEKVTATLTNIVPGSHLDWGDGMSVSAETSLNHIYSKAGAFTIRLTDRNQSSIPSVPPAVVTVTAAPIITLKVVPTAVQTGQAVTAIISLPVSTGTTSVPTYVLDWGDGTQVLAEATLTHAYSKAGTFTVQLLAKESVLNVPPVTVTVTDPVPTTTLTVSPTAALVGEKITAALGNLPTCNPCTSIPLPSTLDWGDDTVVAAAASLTHAYGKAGTFIVRLLYGGKPNSEVAPVPVVVSLPTPTLSVSPNAVQTGENVTALLTNLQTGDQLDWGDGAVVAAAPSLNHAYAKAGVFTVRLLRAGTPLSGLPPAIVTVTAPLPTPTLNVSPSAVQTGEKVTATLTGFQPGDQLDWGDGTKVPAVGSLTHTYGKAGTFLARLLDANARPYPATAPVPVVVSLPLATLNVSPNAVQTGEKVTATLTNLQPGDQLDWGDGAVVPAETSLQHAYTKAGTFAVRLLRGGQPVAGVAPVPVVVSLPIPNLSVSPNAVQIDEKVTATLTNLQPSDQLDWGDSATVQAAASLSHSYNRAGTFAVRLLRSGQPVVGVAPVPVVVSLPIPTLSVTPNAVQVGEQVTATLTDFQPGDQLDWGDTSVVSAAASLSHSYSKAEVYIVRLLRGGAPVSGIAPVPVTVTALPVICSVEVLTVSPLLSKPVSIKVNGLPANLAYSLDWGDGTTTSGVSSAVTNTGDGAKANLQQHSYAKVGTFVIKGSAQGVTCVQPITVTLGNVALAVDPANPVVDQLVTLSVGDLNTGTALKVDWGDGTVQNLNVSGAVKDGNSPLGTHAYLKDATFIVKVSLAQTGEPLGILPVVVGVPLPTLSVTPARAGTPSTVNVGNIQSYPQYVYTLDFGDGTPKQSVKADADVPHIFAVSGVYTVKLTLKADQAAERTVVVVAVIDAAVGIEDFGTEVRPQAKAAIPAPTPAELQVGTPADSVALLNVTGSGTVNLRWTWTPLNVKDQPDGQPLTLETRQVPLQVGQNSAALKLPTGKSGRYLLRVEVLGVTGDSKAAFPGQISLQTVNLTEPGLPKFLVVGEGEDQFRFEITGANKPQTGPPFNPDHFSPFLKVAADSPFVVGLTPVALRPITASDLKVKMDGDTAYLLSGSFTAQPKTANDSPYVLSTVYTEFPAFSPMRLRVGRVTFSPSGAVLNGAVVTSPDLEQVTVFKKPPNYTTPGVPGPKGPQEIMQGLINQIFDPAISLTLTPGGIPVATPVNNQRLGMLSTVYAQGQSKDGSVSDVSAPSPFLKYTQTGQLPTSTGAGIGYVTEKGRTILDQAASKGVYTGNGVGDLTFAAPIVPVVTAKTVEQLQEVLSSKQVDFLVFPELYLSNNGDVVSARIVGGKSVASFPSAAISKSALLDVLGGVLKLGDSGVSMDVFGMQTVYLDLSSSRSVEPDGYAANGSQGAAQNSSVSLSEAKRGLLAAVNPSVSSQAELLRTTYGGAPSAVLVPDVEPKWQGLLWLSNQLTIDTVYNKDATKGDSEEDVGKEQKLSVQLVKKVPVSYGTRGWNLDIEGPNGQVVPGSTRLSGGIPMDASEVVVVMVKTNLIRSLVTGAFGPLPFVGGGKLTGSWDMNPSGTGTVTLDKTGLTRAYGPDGSFTAKEVTGGFIPVNGREGFLSFTLLGSTFDLSRVGSGLKVNCSPLLIDGGLAQLSLSTCASIQGPSPTVAGTPLTLDSVTFKGGSPADGQMILSGSVALGNADENSNNITAPARFVLSADAQTYSLKLKVDDMAQQISSTTGNPIDITLKGSQTNLTGVGAQAFGAGPAGSASQEISFDSGTVGVSDKLSMQVKGLFGHKGSKSYWYLLATGKAADGIPLSIITIYQITGGLAYNMQWGKGQIYFSDLNKRPNDATGLHLAAGVVASFTGVDDATFHAAIVAELSGSPLKLSFGGDGYLLTGGINSAGGYFGGGHPQARFAATVNANGLFVDLCVGPAEVGDLRCSDLKPLSLAGGVVTVQGAASIELSKTSHIYIGTFRPKSQIGAAYCNPTDDAACAALYRTGRVSVTVDLAIIKSTIDGYVMTGILDGRAPSFVDPGSFGLAAGASIENIYHAGDSGSLLLCNYSWSFDARLFAAVDGAIVLLPNPYIYGHVGLYAGASVSAHLCVFGGSISASVSLDANFQLGNGSNVDGTAHVQIALPGLPDVDFKTHVHLGL; encoded by the coding sequence ATGAAATTTATCTTCCGGCTGCTTGCCCTGTTGGCAGCGCTGCTGTGTCTGACGGGACTGGGAAGTCCGGCCTCAGCACAGTCTCCGTTTGGTAACCCGACATTGAGCGTTTCTCCCACTGCTGCTCTGGTGGGCGAAAAAATCACAGCTACCCTGACAGGGACTTATGTCCCTCCTAATGTTGACGGTCCTTTTTATTTTCTGGACTGGGGTGACGGCACGGTTGTGGGTGCTGCCGCGAGTCTCACGCACGTTTACAGCAGGGCTGGAACATTCACGGTGCGCCTGCTGCGCAATGGGAACCCTGTCACTTCCGTTGCACCTATCCCGGTGGTCATTAGCCTTCCCGCTCCCACACTTGCCGTCTCTCCCAGCGCCGTGCAGGTCGGCGAGAAGGTCACGGCAACATTAACCAACATCGTGCCTGGCAGTCACCTTGATTGGGGCGACGGCATGTCAGTTTCGGCAGAGACCAGCCTGAACCATATCTACAGTAAGGCGGGAGCTTTCACCATACGTTTAACGGACCGGAATCAGAGTTCCATTCCCTCTGTCCCACCCGCTGTCGTCACCGTGACTGCTGCGCCGATCATTACTCTGAAGGTGGTGCCGACGGCGGTACAGACCGGCCAGGCAGTGACAGCGATCATCTCTTTGCCAGTGAGTACGGGAACGACATCTGTTCCCACGTATGTTTTGGATTGGGGCGATGGAACGCAGGTGCTGGCAGAAGCCACCCTGACCCACGCCTATAGCAAAGCGGGAACATTCACGGTGCAACTCTTGGCAAAAGAGAGCGTTCTCAATGTTCCCCCGGTGACCGTGACGGTCACAGATCCAGTCCCTACTACCACCCTGACCGTGTCACCCACTGCCGCTTTGGTCGGCGAAAAAATCACGGCGGCGCTTGGCAATCTGCCCACCTGCAATCCCTGTACGAGCATCCCGCTCCCCTCCACCCTGGACTGGGGCGATGACACGGTTGTGGCCGCCGCCGCGAGCCTCACGCACGCGTATGGCAAAGCGGGAACGTTTATCGTGCGCCTGCTGTATGGTGGGAAGCCCAACTCCGAGGTCGCACCTGTGCCAGTGGTGGTCAGCTTGCCCACCCCAACCTTGAGTGTTTCACCCAATGCTGTACAGACCGGCGAAAATGTAACAGCGCTCCTGACCAATCTCCAGACCGGCGATCAGCTTGACTGGGGCGATGGCGCGGTGGTTGCGGCGGCTCCAAGCCTAAACCATGCCTACGCCAAAGCTGGAGTGTTCACCGTACGGCTGCTAAGAGCAGGCACGCCTCTGTCTGGTCTGCCGCCCGCCATCGTCACGGTCACGGCCCCGCTGCCCACTCCGACGCTGAATGTCTCTCCCAGCGCTGTGCAGACCGGCGAGAAAGTCACGGCGACCCTGACGGGCTTCCAGCCGGGCGATCAGCTCGACTGGGGTGACGGCACGAAGGTTCCGGCAGTGGGCAGCCTGACCCATACCTACGGCAAGGCTGGAACATTCCTAGCGCGTCTGCTGGACGCCAATGCCAGGCCCTATCCGGCCACCGCGCCCGTGCCGGTGGTGGTCAGCTTGCCTCTGGCCACCTTGAATGTCAGTCCCAATGCCGTGCAGACCGGTGAGAAAGTCACGGCGACCCTGACCAATCTTCAGCCGGGCGATCAGCTCGACTGGGGTGACGGCGCGGTGGTGCCAGCAGAAACAAGTCTTCAGCACGCTTATACCAAGGCTGGAACATTTGCTGTGCGTTTGTTGCGCGGTGGACAACCCGTAGCGGGTGTTGCACCTGTGCCCGTGGTGGTCAGTTTGCCCATACCGAACCTGAGTGTCTCTCCCAATGCCGTGCAGATAGACGAAAAAGTCACGGCGACCCTGACCAATCTTCAGCCGAGCGATCAGCTCGACTGGGGCGACAGCGCCACCGTTCAAGCGGCAGCCAGTCTCAGTCATTCCTACAACAGAGCTGGAACATTTGCTGTGCGCTTGTTGCGTAGCGGACAACCAGTGGTCGGAGTTGCGCCGGTGCCAGTGGTGGTCAGCTTGCCCATACCGACCCTAAGCGTTACTCCCAACGCCGTGCAAGTCGGGGAGCAGGTCACAGCAACCCTCACGGACTTTCAGCCCGGCGATCAGCTCGACTGGGGCGACACTTCGGTGGTTTCAGCGGCGGCCAGCCTGAGCCACAGCTACAGCAAAGCCGAAGTTTACATCGTCCGCCTGCTACGCGGCGGCGCACCGGTCAGCGGTATTGCGCCTGTGCCGGTTACCGTGACCGCACTGCCCGTTATCTGCTCAGTGGAGGTGCTGACGGTTTCACCCCTCCTCTCGAAGCCGGTGAGCATTAAGGTGAACGGCCTGCCCGCCAATCTGGCTTACAGCCTCGACTGGGGCGACGGCACCACTACTTCCGGAGTGTCCAGCGCCGTGACCAACACGGGCGACGGGGCCAAGGCCAATCTCCAGCAGCACAGCTACGCCAAAGTCGGCACTTTCGTTATCAAGGGATCAGCGCAGGGTGTGACGTGCGTGCAGCCCATCACGGTGACCCTCGGCAATGTTGCCCTCGCTGTTGACCCGGCCAATCCGGTGGTGGATCAGCTGGTGACGCTCAGCGTAGGCGATTTGAATACCGGAACGGCATTGAAAGTCGACTGGGGCGACGGCACCGTTCAGAATCTCAATGTAAGCGGCGCTGTTAAGGATGGTAACTCACCGCTGGGCACACACGCCTACCTCAAGGACGCCACCTTCATCGTCAAGGTCAGTCTGGCCCAGACGGGTGAGCCGCTCGGAATTTTGCCCGTGGTGGTTGGCGTGCCGCTGCCCACCCTCTCGGTGACCCCGGCCCGTGCTGGAACGCCCAGCACCGTCAACGTGGGCAACATCCAGAGTTATCCGCAGTACGTCTACACCCTCGATTTCGGTGACGGCACGCCCAAACAGAGCGTCAAGGCCGACGCCGATGTGCCGCACATTTTCGCCGTCAGCGGGGTCTACACCGTCAAGCTGACGCTCAAAGCAGATCAGGCCGCCGAGCGAACCGTGGTGGTCGTCGCCGTGATTGACGCCGCCGTGGGAATCGAAGATTTCGGCACTGAGGTGCGGCCCCAGGCCAAGGCGGCCATTCCTGCTCCCACGCCTGCCGAGCTTCAGGTCGGGACGCCCGCCGATTCGGTGGCTCTGCTCAACGTGACCGGCAGCGGCACCGTGAACTTACGCTGGACTTGGACGCCGCTGAACGTGAAGGATCAGCCCGACGGCCAGCCGCTAACCCTGGAAACCCGGCAAGTGCCGCTGCAAGTCGGCCAGAACAGCGCTGCGCTGAAACTGCCCACCGGCAAGAGCGGGCGCTACCTGCTGCGCGTCGAGGTGCTGGGCGTCACTGGCGACAGCAAGGCCGCCTTTCCCGGTCAGATCAGTCTCCAGACCGTCAATCTGACTGAACCCGGCCTGCCCAAGTTCCTGGTGGTCGGCGAGGGTGAGGATCAGTTCAGGTTCGAGATCACCGGAGCCAACAAGCCGCAAACTGGCCCGCCGTTCAATCCTGACCATTTCTCGCCCTTCTTGAAAGTTGCTGCCGACTCTCCCTTTGTCGTCGGGCTGACCCCGGTGGCGCTGCGACCGATTACGGCGTCTGACCTCAAGGTCAAGATGGACGGCGACACCGCCTACCTGCTGTCGGGCAGCTTTACGGCCCAGCCAAAGACCGCCAACGACAGTCCCTACGTACTCTCCACCGTCTATACCGAATTCCCCGCCTTCTCACCCATGCGGCTGCGTGTGGGCCGGGTGACCTTCTCACCCAGCGGCGCAGTGCTGAACGGAGCCGTGGTCACTTCACCGGACCTTGAACAGGTGACGGTCTTCAAAAAGCCGCCGAACTACACCACACCAGGCGTCCCTGGCCCCAAAGGCCCGCAGGAAATCATGCAGGGGCTGATCAATCAGATCTTCGATCCGGCCATCAGCCTGACGCTGACTCCGGGGGGCATTCCCGTCGCCACCCCGGTCAACAACCAGCGCCTGGGGATGCTCAGCACCGTGTATGCCCAGGGCCAGAGCAAGGACGGAAGCGTCAGCGACGTGAGTGCGCCCAGCCCGTTTCTGAAATACACCCAGACGGGGCAACTGCCCACCAGCACCGGCGCAGGCATTGGGTACGTCACCGAGAAAGGCCGGACGATACTGGATCAGGCGGCCAGCAAGGGCGTTTATACAGGCAACGGCGTGGGTGATCTGACTTTCGCTGCTCCGATTGTGCCCGTGGTCACCGCAAAAACCGTCGAGCAGCTTCAGGAAGTGCTGTCGAGTAAGCAGGTCGATTTCCTGGTCTTCCCGGAGCTGTACCTCAGCAACAACGGCGACGTTGTCTCGGCGCGGATCGTGGGCGGCAAGAGCGTGGCCTCCTTCCCAAGTGCAGCGATCAGCAAGTCAGCACTCCTGGATGTTCTAGGAGGCGTTCTGAAACTGGGTGATTCGGGCGTGTCTATGGACGTCTTCGGCATGCAGACGGTTTATCTGGATCTCAGCAGCTCGCGCAGTGTGGAACCCGATGGATATGCTGCGAACGGTTCTCAGGGCGCAGCACAAAACTCATCGGTGAGCTTGAGCGAGGCCAAAAGAGGCCTGTTGGCCGCCGTGAACCCCTCGGTATCTTCACAGGCCGAGTTGTTGCGAACAACTTACGGCGGAGCGCCCAGCGCCGTGCTGGTGCCGGACGTGGAGCCGAAGTGGCAGGGGCTGCTGTGGCTGTCCAACCAGCTCACCATCGACACCGTGTACAACAAAGACGCCACCAAAGGTGACAGCGAGGAGGATGTCGGAAAAGAGCAGAAACTATCGGTGCAACTGGTCAAGAAGGTGCCAGTTAGCTACGGCACACGCGGCTGGAATCTGGACATCGAGGGGCCGAACGGCCAGGTGGTACCCGGCTCGACCCGGCTCTCAGGCGGCATTCCCATGGACGCCAGTGAAGTCGTGGTGGTCATGGTCAAGACCAACTTGATCCGCAGTCTGGTGACTGGTGCCTTCGGGCCACTGCCTTTCGTGGGCGGCGGCAAGTTGACCGGAAGCTGGGACATGAATCCCAGCGGAACCGGAACAGTGACCCTCGATAAAACGGGCCTAACCCGTGCCTACGGCCCCGACGGCAGCTTCACGGCCAAAGAGGTGACTGGAGGCTTCATCCCAGTGAATGGTAGGGAAGGCTTCCTGAGCTTCACCCTACTTGGAAGTACCTTCGATCTGTCGCGCGTCGGCAGCGGCCTCAAGGTGAACTGCTCGCCGCTACTGATCGACGGTGGGCTGGCCCAGTTGTCTCTTAGCACCTGCGCCTCGATTCAGGGCCCGAGTCCCACCGTCGCGGGCACGCCCCTCACCCTGGACAGCGTGACATTCAAGGGTGGAAGTCCCGCAGACGGGCAGATGATTCTGTCGGGTTCGGTGGCGCTGGGCAACGCCGACGAGAACAGCAATAACATCACCGCCCCGGCACGTTTCGTCCTGAGCGCCGATGCGCAGACCTACAGCCTGAAGCTGAAGGTAGACGACATGGCGCAGCAAATCAGCTCGACAACAGGCAATCCGATCGATATCACCCTCAAAGGCAGCCAGACCAATCTGACCGGCGTGGGCGCACAGGCCTTTGGCGCAGGCCCGGCAGGCAGCGCGTCCCAGGAAATCAGCTTTGACAGCGGCACGGTGGGCGTCAGCGATAAGCTCTCCATGCAGGTCAAGGGCCTGTTCGGGCACAAAGGCAGCAAGAGCTACTGGTATCTGCTGGCCACCGGCAAGGCCGCCGACGGCATTCCGCTGTCAATTATCACCATCTACCAGATCACCGGCGGGCTGGCCTACAACATGCAGTGGGGCAAGGGCCAGATCTATTTCAGCGATCTGAACAAACGCCCCAATGACGCCACGGGGCTGCACCTGGCGGCGGGCGTGGTGGCCTCATTTACTGGCGTGGACGACGCTACCTTCCACGCGGCCATCGTCGCGGAGCTGAGCGGCAGCCCGTTGAAACTGAGCTTCGGCGGCGACGGCTACCTGCTGACCGGGGGCATCAACTCGGCTGGGGGCTACTTCGGTGGCGGCCATCCCCAGGCCCGCTTCGCTGCAACGGTGAACGCAAACGGCCTGTTTGTCGACCTGTGCGTGGGGCCAGCCGAAGTGGGCGACCTGAGATGCTCTGACCTCAAGCCGCTGTCACTGGCGGGCGGCGTGGTCACGGTTCAGGGCGCGGCCAGCATCGAGCTGTCCAAGACTTCGCATATCTACATCGGCACTTTCCGGCCCAAGAGCCAGATTGGCGCGGCCTACTGCAATCCCACCGACGACGCCGCGTGCGCCGCGCTGTACCGCACCGGGCGCGTGTCGGTCACGGTGGACCTGGCAATCATCAAGTCCACCATCGACGGCTACGTGATGACCGGCATTCTGGATGGCCGCGCCCCCAGCTTCGTGGATCCTGGCTCGTTCGGTCTGGCGGCTGGGGCGTCCATCGAGAACATTTACCATGCCGGAGACAGCGGCAGCCTACTGCTGTGCAATTACAGTTGGAGCTTCGATGCCCGGCTGTTTGCCGCCGTGGACGGCGCAATCGTCTTGCTTCCCAACCCATACATTTACGGGCATGTGGGCCTGTATGCCGGGGCCTCGGTCAGCGCCCACCTCTGCGTCTTTGGTGGCTCCATCAGCGCCTCGGTCAGCTTAGACGCCAACTTCCAACTCGGCAACGGCAGCAACGTAGACGGCACAGCCCATGTCCAGATCGCGTTGCCCGGCCTACCAGACGTGGACTTCAAGACACACGTTCACCTCGGCCTCTAG
- a CDS encoding restriction endonuclease subunit S — protein MTTDPMNDEREGLPEGWVETTLGEMVAGVEAGLNVKCEERPPESNERGLVKISAVTWGRFQEDQSKTLSVSTIVPENRRIEPGDFLISRANTIELVGACVIVNHITRNLYLSDKVLRLRFKVENQKSWILHFLRSKEGRNQIESLSSGNQLSMRNLSQNALLSILLPLPPLPEQTRIADKLDALLSRVESGRERLERVPKLLKRFRRSVLSAAVSGELTREWRGGGDAEWEEIAVGDVVTALNGRPFPSAEYTTAGVRLIRPGNLHISGKVVWTEKNTSYLPESWLTDNASFLMHQGDLLMNLTAQSLKDEFLGRVCVKEDNIPALLNQRICAFKPKTKYDVRPYLWVYFKSPQFRLFVDTLDTGTLIKHIHSRQVLAHEMLFPKSVEQTEIVRRVEALFAIADRIEARYQSALTTFNRLTPALLAKAFRGELVPQDPNDESASVLLERIRLARATSGDKPKRGRGAAKETGSVKPDRPAPDNTAPKRRGRPPKAQAEAPGIAQASSYEDAVRQLEAQKAARAAAGKLEGAQVERGTRQGELFGNTEINS, from the coding sequence ATGACCACTGATCCGATGAATGACGAGAGAGAAGGACTGCCGGAAGGGTGGGTGGAGACGACTTTGGGCGAAATGGTCGCAGGCGTAGAGGCGGGGCTGAATGTCAAATGCGAGGAACGGCCACCTGAAAGTAACGAACGAGGCTTAGTCAAAATCAGTGCTGTCACATGGGGCAGATTTCAGGAAGATCAAAGTAAAACGTTGTCAGTCAGTACAATAGTTCCCGAAAACAGAAGAATTGAGCCAGGAGATTTTCTGATTTCGCGAGCTAACACAATAGAACTGGTGGGCGCTTGTGTCATTGTGAATCACATCACACGAAATCTTTATCTATCCGACAAGGTGTTGAGGCTGAGATTCAAAGTAGAAAATCAAAAGTCTTGGATACTTCACTTTTTGCGCTCTAAAGAAGGACGTAACCAAATTGAAAGTCTATCTAGTGGAAACCAACTCTCAATGCGGAATCTTTCTCAGAATGCTTTGCTTTCAATTTTACTTCCCCTTCCCCCTCTCCCCGAGCAAACTCGCATTGCCGACAAGCTCGATGCCCTCCTCTCCCGCGTGGAGTCTGGCCGGGAGCGGCTGGAGCGTGTGCCGAAGCTGCTGAAACGCTTCCGCCGGAGCGTGCTGAGCGCGGCAGTGAGTGGGGAACTGACGCGGGAGTGGCGCGGGGGCGGGGATGCGGAGTGGGAGGAAATTGCTGTTGGAGACGTTGTAACCGCACTTAATGGCCGTCCATTTCCCAGTGCTGAATACACAACTGCGGGTGTCCGGTTGATACGTCCTGGCAATTTGCACATCTCAGGAAAAGTGGTTTGGACAGAGAAAAATACTAGCTATCTGCCCGAATCATGGCTAACTGATAATGCGTCCTTCCTCATGCATCAAGGTGACCTGCTAATGAATCTTACGGCGCAGTCACTGAAAGACGAATTCTTGGGCAGAGTATGCGTGAAAGAAGATAACATCCCAGCGTTACTCAATCAGCGTATTTGTGCTTTTAAACCGAAGACTAAATACGATGTGCGTCCGTATCTATGGGTTTACTTCAAATCACCGCAATTTAGATTATTTGTTGATACGTTAGATACTGGAACTTTAATTAAGCATATCCATAGCAGGCAGGTTTTGGCACATGAAATGCTATTTCCAAAATCCGTAGAACAAACCGAAATCGTGCGCCGTGTCGAAGCCCTCTTCGCCATTGCAGACCGCATTGAGGCCCGCTATCAATCGGCCCTGACCACCTTCAATCGCCTCACGCCTGCGCTGCTGGCGAAGGCATTCCGGGGCGAGCTGGTGCCACAAGATCCCAACGACGAATCGGCCTCGGTGTTGCTGGAACGCATCCGGTTAGCGCGGGCCACGTCGGGCGACAAGCCCAAGCGGGGGCGCGGGGCGGCGAAGGAAACGGGCAGCGTAAAGCCAGACCGCCCAGCGCCAGACAACACCGCGCCGAAACGCCGGGGCAGGCCGCCCAAAGCGCAGGCGGAAGCGCCGGGCATTGCTCAGGCCAGCAGCTACGAGGACGCCGTGCGGCAACTGGAAGCCCAGAAGGCGGCCAGGGCAGCGGCGGGCAAGCTGGAGGGAGCGCAGGTCGAACGCGGCACCCGGCAAGGCGAGCTGTTTGGGAACACGGAGATCAACTCATGA
- a CDS encoding PDDEXK nuclease domain-containing protein, which yields MTQAGGAAGEDDFAPVLTLIRQAQSRALHSVNRELIGLYWQIGEHLQHKTEADGWGRGTVTALAEWIARQQPDSRGFSASNLWRMRQFYETYRQHPKLAPLVRELSWTNNLTILGRAGSEQEREFYLQAAIRGRWTKRELERQMDGSSYARALLSPAQLSPVLQEQQPAAPGIFKDSYLLDFLNLPQPHSEQDLQRGLVSHLKDFLLELGPDFAFMGEEYRLQVGQQDFFIDLLMYHRRLQALVAFELKITAFSPSMMGQLDFYLEALDRDHRLAHENPSIGVLLSRSADTQVVEYALARSASPALVARYLTELPDKTLLEAKLSEFYALEEGDKPDDH from the coding sequence TTGACCCAGGCGGGCGGGGCGGCAGGTGAGGACGACTTTGCCCCCGTCCTGACGCTGATCCGGCAGGCGCAGTCCCGCGCCCTACACAGCGTCAACCGCGAGTTGATCGGACTGTACTGGCAAATCGGCGAGCATCTTCAGCACAAGACCGAGGCGGACGGCTGGGGGCGCGGCACGGTCACGGCGCTGGCCGAGTGGATTGCGCGGCAGCAACCCGATTCGCGCGGTTTCTCGGCTTCCAACCTGTGGCGAATGCGGCAGTTTTACGAGACGTACCGCCAGCATCCGAAACTCGCGCCACTGGTGCGAGAACTGAGCTGGACGAACAACCTCACCATCCTGGGCCGGGCGGGCAGCGAGCAGGAGCGCGAATTTTACCTGCAAGCCGCCATTCGGGGCCGCTGGACCAAGCGTGAGTTGGAGAGGCAGATGGACGGCAGCTCGTATGCGCGTGCCCTGCTGAGTCCGGCGCAGCTCTCGCCCGTGTTGCAGGAACAGCAGCCCGCTGCCCCCGGCATCTTCAAGGACAGCTACCTGCTGGACTTTCTGAACCTGCCGCAGCCGCACAGCGAACAGGACTTGCAGCGCGGGCTGGTTAGCCACCTGAAAGACTTCCTGCTGGAGCTTGGCCCGGACTTCGCCTTTATGGGTGAGGAATACCGATTGCAAGTGGGCCAGCAGGACTTTTTCATTGACCTGCTGATGTACCACCGCCGTCTGCAAGCGCTGGTGGCCTTTGAGCTGAAGATCACGGCCTTTTCGCCCTCCATGATGGGTCAGCTCGACTTTTATCTGGAGGCGCTGGACCGGGATCACCGGCTGGCGCACGAGAATCCCAGCATTGGCGTGCTGCTGTCTCGCAGCGCCGACACGCAGGTGGTGGAGTACGCCCTAGCCCGCAGCGCCAGCCCCGCGCTGGTGGCCCGCTACCTGACCGAGCTGCCCGACAAGACCCTGCTGGAAGCCAAACTGAGCGAGTTCTACGCCCTGGAAGAAGGAGACAAGCCCGATGACCACTGA
- a CDS encoding class I SAM-dependent DNA methyltransferase — MTRTIDIVQKLWNLCNDLRDDGVTYHQYVTELTYLLFLKMAKETGQEGQLPEGRRWDDLKARSAPERLDHYRQTLLDLGKHTEPLVRMIYTDASSFVRKPATLSKLVTDIDALDWYSAKEEGLGDLYEGLLAKNANEKKSGAGQYFTPRPLIDAIVAVMQPSSDDVIQDPAAGTGGFLIAADHYVREHEDVYGWPEAKQREYFESTFHGMELVPDTHRLALMNLMLHGLANDPERSGIRLGDTLSNDYTKLGKASLILSNPPFGTKKGGGTPTRDDLTFVTSNKQFAFLQHIYRALKVHGRAAVILPDNVLFESGIGKQIRADLMDKCSLHTILRLPTGIFYAQGVKTNVLFLTRTPGEKGGTKEVWVYDLRANMPQFGKRTPFTRDYFADFEAAFGDDPTGGPDALAQRVDTGEAGRFRKFTREQIKERGDSLDISWLKDDSADQGELPEPAQLAQETLTELSGAMEELRAILLELGEDETALEEAGVLS, encoded by the coding sequence ATGACCCGAACCATCGACATTGTCCAGAAGCTCTGGAACCTCTGCAACGACCTGCGCGACGACGGCGTGACCTACCACCAATACGTCACCGAGCTGACCTACCTGCTGTTTCTCAAGATGGCCAAGGAGACCGGCCAGGAAGGTCAGTTGCCGGAAGGTCGGCGCTGGGATGACCTGAAAGCCAGAAGCGCCCCGGAGCGCCTCGACCACTACCGCCAGACGCTGCTCGACCTGGGCAAGCACACCGAGCCGCTGGTGCGGATGATCTACACCGACGCCAGCAGCTTTGTACGCAAGCCCGCCACCCTCAGCAAGCTGGTGACGGACATTGACGCGCTCGACTGGTACAGCGCCAAGGAAGAGGGGCTGGGCGACCTCTACGAAGGGTTGCTGGCCAAGAACGCCAACGAGAAGAAAAGTGGGGCCGGTCAGTACTTCACGCCCAGACCGCTGATCGACGCCATTGTGGCCGTGATGCAGCCCAGCAGTGACGACGTGATTCAGGATCCGGCGGCAGGCACGGGCGGCTTCTTGATCGCTGCCGACCATTATGTCCGTGAGCACGAGGACGTTTATGGCTGGCCGGAAGCCAAGCAGCGCGAATACTTCGAGAGCACCTTTCACGGCATGGAGCTGGTGCCCGACACCCACCGCCTGGCGCTGATGAACTTGATGCTGCACGGTCTGGCCAACGACCCAGAGCGCAGCGGCATCCGGCTTGGCGATACCCTCAGCAACGATTACACCAAGCTCGGCAAGGCCAGCTTGATCCTGAGCAACCCGCCGTTCGGGACCAAGAAGGGCGGCGGCACACCCACCCGCGACGACCTGACGTTTGTGACTAGCAACAAGCAGTTCGCCTTCCTGCAACATATCTACCGCGCTCTGAAGGTGCATGGCCGCGCCGCCGTGATCCTGCCGGACAACGTGCTGTTCGAGAGCGGGATCGGCAAGCAGATCCGGGCCGACTTGATGGACAAGTGCAGCTTGCACACCATCCTGCGGCTGCCCACCGGCATTTTCTACGCGCAGGGCGTCAAAACCAACGTGCTGTTCCTGACGCGCACGCCCGGCGAGAAGGGTGGCACCAAGGAAGTCTGGGTGTACGACCTGCGGGCCAACATGCCGCAGTTCGGCAAGCGCACTCCGTTTACCCGCGACTACTTCGCCGACTTCGAGGCGGCGTTCGGCGACGATCCCACCGGGGGGCCAGACGCCTTGGCCCAGCGGGTGGATACGGGCGAGGCAGGGCGCTTCCGCAAGTTCACCCGCGAGCAGATCAAAGAGCGCGGCGACAGCCTGGACATTTCGTGGCTCAAGGACGACAGCGCCGATCAAGGCGAGCTGCCCGAACCCGCTCAACTGGCCCAGGAAACGCTGACCGAACTGAGCGGCGCGATGGAAGAGCTGCGGGCCATTTTGCTGGAGCTGGGTGAGGATGAAACGGCGCTGGAGGAAGCCGGGGTGCTGTCTTGA